A region of the Dyadobacter sp. CECT 9275 genome:
CCAAAGTGTTTGTGTTCATTTTTATTAATTGTTTAAAGGATTATTGATAATAGTCTTCGCCTCTGATATTATCGTGTTTGGGCATGGGTAATTCGTCTGCAAACAGGCTGTCTTCATATTGATCCATATTTTTTTCCAGTATAGTCTGGATTGTTTTATAGTTGTAGATACCATAGCTTAAAGCCCTTTGGCACGCGCTGATCAGGCGTTGTTCACCAGCTTTCTTCGCAAAAGAGAGGATACCAATACAGGAGCGGTAGGCCTGTTCGGGATGCTGTTTGCGATCCAGGATTTTAAGAATATACAACCTGACATCTTCATGGATCGAGGAAGCCCACTCCAAGAATCGATCTGGTGTCCAGTCTGTTACGAAGCGGTGTGTACTGGCCAGATGTTCTTTATCGGTAGAATAATTATAGGGACTTTTAAGCCTTTTATGAAGGGCGATACGTTCGTAATGATAATATGCTTCAACCACAGAATTGGAATACAACAACTTGACTTTCTTGCCGATAAACCGGTATGGGACACTATAATAGTGCTTGTCAACGCTCAGGCAGACATGTCCGTTCTTCATTACAGTGGCATGTAGCTGTTTTTTGAACTCATAATGCAGGATCGGAAGCGGGGCCAGAGCACTGCGCTCAATTTCTTCAAACTGGAGTCTGCGACTGTAATTACGGCCCCGAAGCAGTTGGTTATTATGAGCCTCGAGAGCAATCAATATAGCTGCGTTTAACTCTGTCAGTGAGTTGTAAACCTGCTTTCTTAAAGGCGCATAAATACGGCTGTAAACGATTTTGACAGCACCTTCCACCAACGCCTTATCTCTTGGCCGGTAAGCGCGTGCAGGTAATATCGTAGTCCCATAATGATCAGCAAAATCGGCAAAGGCCTCGTTCAGCGTAGGTTCGTATTTATTGCTTTTTATAACAGCAGCTTTAAGGTTATCCGGAACAATTGCTGCCGGCACACCACCGATATAATGAAGTGCATTCTCGCAAGCTGCGATCAGATCTTCTTTTTGCTGGCTACTGACTGCTTCCACGTAAGTGAGTTGACTCGCTCCCAGGATAGCCACAAACACTTCAACCTCAGTTAATTCACCAGTCTCTTTATCTACAATACTTAATTTAACACCTGCAAAATCGATGTACAGCTTATCGCCGGCCTTATGGTCCTGATGCATCACAGGGTTAACG
Encoded here:
- the istA gene encoding IS21 family transposase, whose product is MSKIRQILRMYSQGRSKLWIAEQTGVSRNTAKKYMTTFDASGLTFEQINSLNDKELDDFFGTVKQQPPQDRLLNLQRCFPQIDKELKRTGVTRHMLWEAYKKEFPEGFAYTQFCFHLTKWKARVNPVMHQDHKAGDKLYIDFAGVKLSIVDKETGELTEVEVFVAILGASQLTYVEAVSSQQKEDLIAACENALHYIGGVPAAIVPDNLKAAVIKSNKYEPTLNEAFADFADHYGTTILPARAYRPRDKALVEGAVKIVYSRIYAPLRKQVYNSLTELNAAILIALEAHNNQLLRGRNYSRRLQFEEIERSALAPLPILHYEFKKQLHATVMKNGHVCLSVDKHYYSVPYRFIGKKVKLLYSNSVVEAYYHYERIALHKRLKSPYNYSTDKEHLASTHRFVTDWTPDRFLEWASSIHEDVRLYILKILDRKQHPEQAYRSCIGILSFAKKAGEQRLISACQRALSYGIYNYKTIQTILEKNMDQYEDSLFADELPMPKHDNIRGEDYYQ